The following are from one region of the Theropithecus gelada isolate Dixy chromosome 6, Tgel_1.0, whole genome shotgun sequence genome:
- the FAM173B gene encoding protein N-lysine methyltransferase FAM173B: MEGGGGIPLETLTEESQSRHVLPASFEANSLQKSNWGFFLTGLVGGTLVAVYAVATPFITPALRKVCLPFVPATTKQIENVVKMLQCRRGSLVDIGSGDGRIVIAAAKEGFTAVGYELNPWLVWYSRYRAWREGYFFAVLERCYFWCASDDAAVGEET, encoded by the exons GTATACCCCTAGAAACACTTACAGAAGAAAGTCAGTCAAGACATGTTCTACCTGCAAGTTTTGAAGCCAACAGTTTGCAGAAAAGCAACTGGGGGTTCTTTCTTACTGGGCTTGTGGGTGGGACCCTGGTGGCTGTGTATGCTGTAGCCACACCGTTTATAACGCCAGCCCTTCGAAaagtctgtttgccatttgtaccTGCAACTACGAAGCAGATTGAAAATGTTGTGAAAATGTTGCAATGCAGAAGAGGATCCCTTGTAGACATCGGTAGTGGCGACGGACGCATT GTCATAGCGGCTGCGAAGGAAGGGTTCACAGCAGTTGGTTATGAATTAAACCCATGGCTAGTTTGGTACTCCAGATACCGCGCTTGGCGAGAAG GTTACTTTTTCGCAGTACTCGAACGTTGTTATTTTTGGTGTGCCTCAGATG